Proteins encoded together in one Onychomys torridus chromosome 1, mOncTor1.1, whole genome shotgun sequence window:
- the LOC118592201 gene encoding LOW QUALITY PROTEIN: uncharacterized protein LOC118592201 (The sequence of the model RefSeq protein was modified relative to this genomic sequence to represent the inferred CDS: deleted 1 base in 1 codon; substituted 3 bases at 3 genomic stop codons), which translates to MPYRTVLPTNACSFIVAVNALPLSFSPLMIXECTGSSCVMXSVPNLVGKGACGSDGSTHXVGWPCVRKHRCLRLNGLLFCTQPFHQDMSRLWVSWAIYIETNRLYKGKSPFESS; encoded by the exons ATGCCATACCGTACAGTTTTGCCTACAAACGCATGCAGCTTCATTGTAGCTGTGAATGCTCTGCCCCTCTCCTTTTCACCCTTGATGATTTGAGAATGTACAGGATCTAGCTGTGTGATGTAGAGTGTTCCT AACTTGGTAGGCAAAGGAGCATGTGGATCTGATGGTTCAACCCACTAGGTGGGATGGCCATGTGTGAGGAAACATCGATGTTTGAGGCTGAATGGCCTGCTCTTCTGCACGCAGCCTTTCCATCAAGACATGTCCAGACTTTGGGTTTCATGGGCTATTTATATTGAGACAAATAGACTTTACAAAGGCAAAAGTCCTTTTGAAAGTAGTTGA